In a genomic window of Streptococcus oralis subsp. tigurinus:
- the cdaA gene encoding diadenylate cyclase CdaA, which yields MNFQQLSNLQYWTSLFSSPWSIVTNLIDILIVTYILYHFTKAIAGTKIMILVRGVLVFILAQILSNMIGLTTISWLINQIITYGVIAAVVIFSPEIRTGLERLGRATDFFSNAPISAEEQMVRAFVKSVEYMSPRKIGALVVVQRVRTLQEYISTGIPLDAKISAELLINIFIPNTPLHDGAVIIKEDRIAVTSAYLPLTEDTGISKEFGTRHRAAIGLSEVSDALTFVVSEETGGISITYNGVFKHDLTLEEFESELRRILLPKSEKKQGLKERLLGGLKHEKK from the coding sequence ATGAATTTTCAACAATTATCCAATTTACAATACTGGACGAGTTTGTTTTCAAGTCCTTGGAGTATAGTCACCAATCTGATTGATATTCTCATTGTGACTTATATTTTATATCATTTTACTAAAGCTATTGCAGGCACCAAGATTATGATATTGGTCCGTGGAGTCTTAGTTTTTATTCTAGCCCAGATTCTTTCCAATATGATTGGTTTAACGACTATTTCCTGGTTGATCAATCAGATCATCACCTACGGGGTGATTGCAGCGGTGGTTATCTTTTCACCAGAGATTCGGACTGGTTTGGAGCGATTGGGCCGGGCTACTGATTTCTTCTCCAATGCCCCTATTAGTGCGGAAGAGCAGATGGTCCGTGCATTTGTGAAATCAGTTGAATACATGAGCCCTCGTAAGATTGGGGCGCTTGTAGTGGTTCAGAGAGTGAGAACCTTGCAGGAATACATCTCGACAGGGATCCCTTTAGATGCTAAAATTTCGGCTGAATTGCTTATCAATATTTTCATTCCCAATACTCCCTTGCATGATGGTGCTGTCATTATCAAGGAAGACCGGATTGCTGTAACTTCAGCCTATCTACCCTTGACTGAAGATACCGGGATTTCCAAGGAGTTTGGAACGCGTCACAGGGCGGCGATTGGTTTGTCGGAAGTATCAGATGCTCTTACCTTTGTGGTTTCGGAAGAAACTGGTGGAATCTCAATCACCTATAATGGAGTCTTTAAGCACGATTTGACCTTGGAAGAGTTTGAATCTGAATTGAGAAGAATCTTACTTCCAAAATCAGAGAAAAAGCAAGGTCTGAAAGAGCGCTTGCTAGGAGGATTGAAACATGAGAAAAAATAG
- a CDS encoding NAD(P)/FAD-dependent oxidoreductase, translating to MSQLYDITIVGGGPVGLFAAFYAHLRQAKVQIIDSLPQLGGQPAILYPEKQILDVPGFPNLTGEELTNRLIEQLNGFDTPIHLNETVLEIEKQEEGFAITTSKGSHLTKTVIIAMGGGAFKPRPLELDGVENYENIHYHVSNIQQYAGKKVTILGGGDSAVDWALAFEKIAPTTLVHRRDNFRALEHSVQALQESSVTIKTPFVPSQLLGDGKTLDKLEITKVKSDETETIEVDHLFVNYGFKSSVGNLKNWGLDLNRHKIIVNSKQESSQTGIYAIGDCCYYEGKIDLIATGLGEAPTAVNNAINYIDPEQKVQPKHSTSL from the coding sequence ATGTCTCAACTCTATGATATTACCATTGTAGGTGGCGGTCCTGTCGGGCTCTTTGCTGCCTTTTACGCCCACCTACGCCAAGCCAAAGTCCAAATCATCGACTCTCTTCCCCAGCTCGGTGGTCAACCAGCTATCCTCTACCCTGAAAAGCAAATCCTTGATGTTCCAGGTTTTCCAAACTTAACCGGAGAAGAGTTGACCAATCGCTTGATTGAACAGCTAAACGGCTTTGATACCCCTATTCATCTCAATGAAACAGTTCTTGAGATTGAAAAACAAGAAGAAGGCTTTGCCATTACAACCTCTAAAGGTAGCCACCTGACTAAAACAGTTATCATTGCCATGGGGGGTGGTGCCTTCAAACCACGTCCGCTCGAATTAGATGGAGTTGAAAACTATGAAAATATCCACTACCACGTTTCCAATATCCAACAATACGCTGGGAAGAAAGTAACCATCCTTGGTGGGGGAGACTCAGCTGTGGACTGGGCTCTAGCTTTTGAAAAAATTGCGCCAACTACCCTTGTTCACCGCAGAGATAATTTCCGCGCCTTGGAACACAGTGTGCAAGCCCTGCAAGAATCATCTGTAACCATCAAGACACCGTTCGTCCCTAGCCAACTTCTCGGAGATGGAAAAACACTCGACAAACTAGAAATCACCAAAGTCAAATCAGATGAAACCGAAACTATCGAGGTAGACCACCTCTTTGTCAACTATGGTTTCAAATCATCTGTCGGCAATCTTAAAAATTGGGGTCTGGACCTCAACCGTCATAAGATTATCGTCAATAGCAAGCAAGAATCCAGCCAAACGGGTATTTACGCTATTGGAGACTGCTGCTACTACGAAGGAAAGATTGATTTGATTGCCACAGGACTGGGTGAAGCACCAACCGCCGTCAATAATGCCATCAACTACATCGACCCAGAACAAAAAGTGCAACCAAAACACTCAACAAGTTTATAA